Below is a window of Streptomyces spongiicola DNA.
GACCGGCGGGCGGGTCAGATCGTGCCGAGCTTGATGATCGCGAGCAGCGCGGTCAGCTGCAGCGCCGAGGCGCCCAGCGCCTTCGGCCACGGCAGCTCGTGCGACTTGCTCACCATGGTTGTGAACAGCGCCGCCGCCGCCAGCCAGGTCACCCAGCCCACGATCTGCACCAGGGAGTTCTCGCCGCCCAGGAAGAGGGCGACCAGCAGTCTCGGCGCGTCCGTGAGGGACATGATCAGCATGGACAGGCCCACCGTCGGCTGCCACGCCCCGTCGCCGCCGAGTTGCCGGGCCAGGGTGTGGGTGACCGCGCCGAGGACCAGACCGCCGACGACGAAGCCGACGCCGGTGATGATCACTGAGGTGAGAACGGTGGCGAACGGTGCGTCGATCGCCTCCTCGCGCGTCTGGTCGAAACCGAAGATCGCGAGCAGGCCGTAGAGGAACGTGACGGTCAGCGCCGGGCCCCAGACCGGGTGGTCCCGCATCTGGAGGAAGGTCGGTCCGGGGCGCAGCACGATGCCGCTGAGCAGTTCCTTCCAGTGCAGGCGCGGGCCGGACGGGACGGGTGCGGCGCCGGCGTGGTACGTGGAGCCGTCGCCGTAGGGGTCCTCGCCGATGCTGAAGGCCCGGGTGTGCCCGGGGTTGTCGGCGTAGGGGTCGGGTCCGTACCCGCCGCCCTGGTGACCGCCCTGGTGCTGGTGCTGGTGGTGCTGGTGGTGAGGGTCGCCGAAGTACTCGGGTTCGCCGTGCTGCGCCTGGCGCCCGCTGCCGTTCCCCTGCGGGTAGCTCTGCCCGCCGTGCCCGCCCCCCGGGTCGCGGGGCCACTGCTGCCGCGGGGGGTGCGAGGGCGACGCCTGGCCCCCTCCGCCGTACGGCTGTCCGTACGGCGGAGGGGGCGTCTGCTGCGGTTGTTGTTGCCGTGTGCGGTTGTTGTCCCGGCCGCGTCCGATCCTGAATCCAGCCACGCATTCGAACGTACCCGGTCCTGCTGTGTCCGGTGTCCGGGGCCGGGCAACCGGGGACCTTTGCGGCCGAGCTGTGACATCCCCTAGGGGGTACCCGGAGCTTTCCGCAGGTCTGCACCGGGCCGGCCGACGGAGCGGTCCCGCGGGAAGGGTGCGCGGGTTTCCGGAACGGCCCCGCGGTACGGGGCGGTCCCCGGCGGCCGGGCCGTGCCGGAAGCCGGTCCGTCCGGTCCGTCCGGTCCGTGTGCACCATCCGGTCCGTCCGGACCGTGTGCGTCGGCCGGTCCATCCGGACCGTGCGCATCATCCGGTCCGTGCGGTCCGTGCGCATCATCCGGTCCGTCCGGTCCGTGTGCATCATCCGGTCCGTCCGGTGCGTGTGCGTCGGCCGGTTCGGCCGGTCCGTCCGTGCGGTGGAACGCCGGGAACGGCAGAAGCGGCCGGTCCTGCCCCCGAGGCAGATCCGGCCGCTTGCTGCTCGCCCGTGCGGACGGCTACTTCACCGGCTGCGGTTCCGGGTCCGGTGAGTCCGCCGGCGCCGAGTCGTCCGCGTCACCGCCGTCGTCCGGCTCCGCCGGGGTCTTCACCGAGTCCAGCAGCAGCTGGGCCACGTCGACGACCTGGAGGGACTCCTTGGCCTTGCCCTCGCCCTTCTTGCCGTTGACCGAGTCGGAGAGCATGACCAGGCAGAACGGGCAGGCGGTGGAGACGATGTCCGGGTTGAGGGACAGGGCCTCGTCGACGCGCTCGGTGTTGATGCGCTTGCCGATCCGCTCCTCCATCCACATGCGGGCGCCGCCGGCGCCGCAGCAGAAGCCGCGTTCCTTGTGGCGGTGCATCTCCTGCTGGCGCAGGCCGGGCACCTTGTCCATGATCTCGCGCGGGGGCGTGTAGACCTTGTTGTGGCGGCCCAGGTAGCAGGGGTCGTGGTAGGTGATCAGGCCTTCGACCGGGGTCACCGGGACCAGCCTGCCCTCGTCGACGAGGTGCTGGAGCAGCTGGGTGTGGTGGATGACCTCGAACTCGCCGCCGAGCTGCGGGTACTCGTTGGCGATGGTGTTGAAGCAGTGCGGGCAGGTGGCGACGATCTTCTTGGCGGCCTTCGGCTTCCCGGTGGCCTCCCCGGCGGGCTCCCCGGACTCGTCGGCGGGGGACTCGCCGAAGGCCGTGTTCAGCATGGCCACGTTCTCCTGACCGAGTTGCTGGAACAGGGGCTCGTTGCCGAGGCGGCGGGCGGAGTCGCCGGTGCACTTCTCGTCCCCGCCCATGATCGCGAACTTGACACCCGCCATGTGCAGCAGCTCCGCGAAGGCCTTGGTGGTCTTCTTGGCCCGGTCCTCCAGGGCGCCGGCGCAGCCGACCCAGTAGAGGTAGTCGACCTCGGTGAGGTCCTCGACGTCCTTGCCGACGATCGGGACCTCGAAGCCGACCTCCTTGGTCCACTCGACGCGCTGCTTCTTGGCCAGGCCCCAGGGGTTGCCCTTCTTCTCCAGGTTCTTGAGCATCGTGCCCGCCTCGGACGGGAACGAGGACTCGATCATCACCTGGTAGCGGCGCATGTCGACGATGTGGTCGATGTGCTCGATGTCGACCGGGCACTGCTCCACGCACGCACCGCAGGTGGTGCAGGACCACAGCACGTCCGGGTCGATGACGCCGTTCTCCTCGGCGGTGCCGATCAGCGGGCGCTCGGCCTCGGCCAGCGCTGCCGCCGGGACGTCCCCGAGCTGCTCCTCGGATGCCTTCTCCTCGCCCTCCATGGTCTTGCCGCCGCCGGCCAGCAGGTACGGGGCCTTGGCGTGCGCGTGGTCGCGCAGCGACATGATCAGCAGCTTCGGGGAGAGCGGCTTGCCGGTGTTCCAGGCGGGGCACTGCGACTGGCAGCGGCCGCACTCGGTGCAGGTGGAGAAGTCGAGGATGCCCTTCCAGGAGAACTGCTCGACCTGGGAGACGCCGAAGACGTCGTCCTCGCCCGGGTCCTCGAAGTCGATCGGCCTGCCGCCCGAGGTCATCGGCTGCAGGGCGCCCAGTGCGGTCTCGCCGGTGGCGTTGCGCTTGAACCAGATGTTCGGGAAGCCCAGGAAGCGATGCCAGGCCACACCCATGTTGGTGTTCAGCGACACCGTGATCATCCAGATCAGCGAAGTGCCGATCTTGATCATGGCGAACAGGTAGATCAGCGTCTGCAGCGTCGGGACGCTCAGTCCGTCGAAGGCCAGCACCAGCGGGTACGAGACGAAGTAGGCGGCCTCGTAGTGGTCCACGTGGTGGATCGCGCCCTCCAGTCCGCGCAGGACGAGGATCGCCAGGCCGATGGTCAGGATGACGTACTCGACGAAGTAGGCCTGCCAGGCCTTGGAACCGGCGAAACGGGACTTGCGGCCCGCGCGGGAGGGCAGGTTGAGCAGCCGGATCGCCATCAGCACGAGGATGCCGACGACGGTCATCAGGCCGATGAACTCGATGTACATCTCGAACGGCGGGAAGCCGCCCAGGACCGGCAGCGTCCAGTCGGCGGCGAACAGCTGGCCGTACGCCTGTGCGAGTGTCGGCGGCAGCGTCAGGAAGCCGATCGCGACGAACCAGTGGGCGAAGCCGACGATCCCCCAGCGGTTCATCCGGGTGTGGCCGAGGAACTCCTTGGCCAGGGTGGCCGTGCGGGCCCTGGGGTTGTCGGTACGGCTGCCCGCGGGCACGGGCTGGCCGAGCGTGACGAACCGGTAGATCTGCGCGACGGCTCGGGCGATGAGCGCAACGCCGACCACGGTCAGGACCAGCGACACGATGATCGCGGCGAGTTGCATTCGGGGGCTCCTCGGGCCTGCGCGGGTGGGGACTCGGCACTTACTAAGCGGTAACTTATGCAGTCCGTGCCGAGCGTACCCAGTTATTCCGTCGCACTGTAGCCAGGTGGGCGGTGATCTGCGTCGCTCAGGTGACCCTGAGCGCGGGGCGGGAGCAGGGCGGGCAGCGTGCGCGCCAGGACGGCCAGGTCCAGCCCGATCCAATGGTGCTCCACATAGTGCTGGTCGAGCAGCTCCGGCTCGTCCCAGGGGAGTGCGGAGCGCCTGCGCAGCTGGGCGGGGCCGGTGAGGCCGGGCCGGACGGTCCCCCGCCAGGGGGCGGCGGCGCGGGGGTTGTCCGGGGCCAGGGCCGCCGGGCCGACCAGGGACATCTCGCCGGAGACGACATGGGGCAGTCTGGAGAGCAGATCCAGTCGCCAGCGGCGGATGCGCAGCGAGCGGACGGTGAAGGGGTACCCGTGGAGACCCGTCCTCAGCTCCCGTGCGACGATCCCGCCGGGTGGGCGCCGCAGGGCGAGGGCGCAGGCCGCGGCGGTCAGCAGGGGCGCGGCGAGGGCCAGCAGCAGCGTCCCGAGGGTCAGGTCGAGGAGGCGCTTGGGGTCCGGCGGCCGCGGCCACCTCGCCTGCGGCCTCGATGCTCTCGCCTGCGGCCGCGGCGGTCTCGGTGATCCTGCCGATTCCGCTGGTCCTGCTGGTCCTGCTGGTCCTGCCGGTCCCGCCGGTCCCGCTGGTCCTGCCGGTCCCGCCGACTGTACGGGGCGCAAGGCACTCACCTGACCGTTCTGTCGTTTCTCGGCTGATACCAGGTGGTTTCTGTCCAGTCGGACGCGTGTATGAACCTTTCGCGTGCTTTGCAGAACGATGGCACGGTGGGTGCGGGGGTGTCCGCAGGCCGCGCCGGACGGGTGGCGCCTATGTGAACGCACCGCACCATAGTTGAGTCGACTCGACTCAGCTCTGTTGACGTGCTGGTGCGAGTGAGGCATCCTTGAGCCAGTTCCACTCAAGTCCTCTGGAGGAATCGAAATGGCACGTGCGGTCGGCATCGACCTGGGCACGACTAACTCCGTCGTCAGCGTTCTGGAGGGCGGTGAGCCCACCGTCATCACCAACGCCGAGGGCGCCAGGACCACGCCGTCCGTCGTCGCCTTCGCCAAGAACGGTGAGGTGCTCGTCGGCGAGGTCGCGAAGCGTCAGGCAGTGACCAACGTGGACCGGACGATCCGGTCGGTGAAGCGCCACATGGGCACCGACTGGTCGATCGAGCTGGACGGGAAGAACTTCAACCCGCAGCAGATGTCCGCGTTCATCCTGCAGAAGCTGAAGCGGGACGCCGAGTCGTACCTGGGCGAGAAGGTCACGGACGCCGTCATCACCGTCCCCGCGTACTTCAACGACTCCGAGCGCCAGGCCACCAAGGAGGCCGGTGAGATCGCGGGTCTGAACGTCCTGCGCATCGTCAACGAGCCGACCGCCGCCGCGCTGGCGTACGGCCTCGACAAGGACGACCAGACGATCCTCGTCTTCGACCTCGGCGGCGGCACCTTCGACGTCTCGCTGCTGGAGATCGGTGACGGCGTCGTCGAGGTCAAGGCCACCAACGGCGACAACCACCTCGGCGGCGACGACTGGGACCAGCGCGTCGTCGACTACCTGGTGAAGCAGTTCGCCGGCGGCCACGGCGTCGACCTCTCCAAGGACAAGATGGCTCTCCAGCGTCTCCGCGAGGCCGCGGAGAAGGCGAAGATCGAGCTGTCGTCCTCCACCGAGACGACGATCAACCTGCCCTACATCACGGCGTCCGCCGAGGGCCCGCTGCACCTGGACGAGAAGCTCACGCGCGCCCAGTTCCAGCAGCTGACCTCGGACCTGCTGGAGCGCTGCAAGACCCCGTTCCACAACGTGATCAAGGACGCGGGCATCCAGCTCTCCGAGATCGACCACGTGGTCCTCGTCGGCGGCTCGACCCGCATGCCGGCCGTCGCCGAGCTGGTGAAGGAGCTGACCGGCGGCAAGGAGGCCAACAAGGGCGTGAACCCCGACGAGGTCGTGGCGATCGGCGCCACCCTCCAGGCCGGCGTCCTCAAGGGCGAGGTCAAGGACGTCCTGCTGCTCGACGTCACCCCGCTGTCCCTCGGTATCGAGACCAAGGGCGGCATCATGACCAAGCTCATCGAGCGCAACACCACGATCCCGACGAAGCGCTCCGAGATCTTCACGACGGCCGAGGACAACCAGCCGTCCGTGCAGATCCAGGTCTACCAGGGCGAGCGCGAGATCGCGGCGTACAACAAGAAGCTGGGCATGTTCGAGCTGACCGGGCTGCCGCCCGCCCCGCGCGGCGTCCCGCAGATCGAGGTCTCCTTCGACATCGACGCCAACGGCATCATGCACGTGACCGCCAAGGACCTCGGCACGGGCAAGGAGCAGAAGATGACCGTCACCGGCGGCTCCTCGCTCCCGAAGGACGAGGTGGACCGGATGCGCCAGGAGGCGGAGCAGTACGCGGAGGAGGACCACCGCCGCCGCGAGTCCGCCGAGACCCGCAACCAGGCCGAGCAGCTCGTCTACCAGACCGAGAAGTTCCTCAAGGACAACGAGGAGAAGGTCCCCGGTGACGTCAGGACCGAGGTCGAGACGGCGGTGACCGAACTCAAGGAGAAGCTGAAGGGCGAGGACACCACCGAGATCCGCACCGCCACCGAGAAGGTCGCGGCCGTCTCCCAGAAGCTCGGGCAGGCGATGTACGCCGACGCCCAGGGCCAGCAGGCCGCGGGCGGCGACGCCGCCGGGGCCTCCCAGGCGAAGGCCGACGACGACGTCGTCGACGCCGAGATCGTCGACGACGAGAAGGACCAGAAGGGTGGCGCTGCCCGATGACGGAGGAGACCCCGGGTTTCGAGGAGAAGCCCGACGTCCCCTCCGGCGCCGTTCCCGATGACGCGGCGCAGGCCGCCGCCCCCTCCGCGGAGGAGGGGGCGGCCCGGGCCGGGGACGCAGGACAGACGGCCCGTACGGCCGCCGACGCGGGCCTGTCGGCCCAGCTGGACCAGGTCCGGACCGCGCTGAACGAGCGCACGATGGACCTCCAGCGGTTGCAGGCCGAGTACCAGAACTACCGCCGCCGGGTGGAGCGGGACCGGATCACGGTCAAGGAGATCGCGGTCGCGCAGCTCCTGACCGACCTCCTGCCCGTTCTCGACGACATCGGCCGGGCCCGTGAGCACGCCGAACTCGTCGGCGGCTTCAAGTCGGTGGCGGAATCGCTGGAGACCGTCGCCGCCAAGATGGGGCTCCAGCAGTTCGGCAAGGAGGGCGAGCCCTTCGACCCGACGGTCCACGAGGCCCTGATGCACAGCTACGCGCCGGACGTCACCGAGACGACCTGCGTGGCGATCCTCCAGCCGGGTTACCGGATCGGGGAGCGGACCATCCGGCCCGCGCGGGTCGCGGTGGCCGAGCCGCAGCCGGGGGCCCAGCCCAAGGAGCAGGCGGCGGAGCCGGCGGCGGACGAGGAGAGCGGTGGCCCGGACGAGGGCTGACGCGGACGGCGGGTACCGGGAGGAGGGACGTCGATGAGCACGAAGGACTTCGTCGAGAAGGACTACTACAAGGTCCTCGGCGTCCCCAAGGACGCCACCGACGCGGAGATCAAGAAGGCGTACCGGAAGCTCGCGCGCGAGAACCACCCGGACGCCAACAAGGGCGACGCGAAGGCCGAGGAGCGCTTCAAGGAGATCTCCGAGGCCAACGACGTGCTCGGCGACCCCAAGCGGCGCAAGGAGTACGACGAGGCGCGGGCGCTCTTCGGCAACGGTGGCTTCCGGGCCGGTCCCGGAGCCGGAGGAACGTTCAACTTCGACCTGGGCGACCTCTTCGGGGGCGCCCCGCCCCCGGGCGGCGGCGGTGCCGGCGCCGGCGGCTTCGGCGGCGGACTCGGGGACGTCTTCGGCGGCCTGTTCAACCGCGGTGCGGGCACCGGTGCCCGCACCCAGCCGCGCCGCGGCCAGGACGTCGAGTCCGAGGTGACGCTCAGCTTCACCGAGGCGGTGGACGGGGCCACGGTCCCGCTGCGGATGTCCAGCCAGCAGCCCTGCAAGGCCTGTTCGGGCACCGGCGACAGGAACGGCACCCCCCGGGTGTGCCCGACCTGCGTCGGCACCGGTCAGGTCTCGCGCGGCGGCAGCGGGTCCTTCTCGCTGACCGACCCGTGCGTGGACTGCAAGGGCCGCGGGCTGATCGCCGAGAACCCCTGCGAGGTCTGCCACGGCAGCGGCCGCGCCAAGTCGTCCCGGACCATGCAGGTCCGCATCCCCGCCGGGGTGAGCGACGGCCAGCGGATCAGGCTGCGCGGCAAGGGCGCACCGGGCGAGCGCGGCGGGCCGGCCGGCGATCTGTATGTGGTGGTCCACGTCGGTGAGCACCCGGTCTTCGGGCGCAAGGGCGACAACCTCACCGTCACGGTGCCGGTCTCCTTCACGGAGGCCGCGCTCGGCGGTGAGGTGAGGGTCCCGACGCTCGGCGGTCCTCCGGTCACCCTGAAGCTGCCCGCGGGCACGCCGAACGGGCGTACGATGCGGGCCCGCGGCAAGGGTGCTGTCCGCAAGGACGGCACCCGGGGGGATCTGCTGGTCACCGTGGAGGTCGCGGTGCCCGTGGAACTCGGCGACGAGGCCCGTGAGGCGCTGGAGGCCTACCGCAAGGCGACCGAGGGCCATGACCCGCGGGCAGAACTGTTCCAGGCCGCGAAGGGAGCATGACGCGATGGACGGCCGACGTCGACAGCCCGGATTCGGTGGCAGGGCCTACGAACTGACCGAGGAGACCCCGGTGTACGTCATCTCGGTGGCGGCCCAGCTCTCCGGACTGCATCCGCAGACCCTCCGGCAGTACGACCGCCTCGGCCTGGTCTCCCCGGACCGCACGGCGGGGCGCGGGCGGCGTTACTCGGCGCGGGACATCGAACTGCTCCGCCAGGTCCAGTCCCTGTCCCAGGACGAGGGCATCAACCTGGCCGGCATCAAGCGCATCATCGAGCTGGAGAACCAGGTGGCCGCGTTGCAGGCCAAGGTCGCCGAGCTGTCCGCGGCGGTCGAGGGCGCGGCGCTGGCGATGCAGCAGCGCGAGGCCCAGGTGCACGCGTCGTACCGGCGCGACCTGGTGCCCTACCAGGACGTGCAGCAGACGGGCGCGCTGGTGGTGTGGCGGCCCAAGCGGGACGGCTGAGCGTCCGCCGGCCCGCGGCACTCGGGCCATGGCGGGGCGGCCCGGAGCGGTACACGCATCCAACGGGCCGCCCCGCCATGGCCGGCCGGTGTCTTTCGGGCGTCCGTCGGTGTCTCTCGGGCGTCTGTCGGTGTCTGTCGGTGTCTGTCGGTGTCTCTCGGCGTTCGGCGGTGTCCTGCGGCGGACGCCGGCGTCCGTCCGCGGACATCCGTGTCCGTCGGAGGTCTTCAGCGTCTGCCAGTGCCCGCCGGTGCCCGCAAGTTCCCGCAATCGTCTGCCGGCGCCTGCCGGCGCCTGCCGGCGCCCGCCGCGGGCCGCCCGTGCCCGCGGGGCAGGGCTCCTGGTCAGTGGTCGTGCTCCAGGATCCCGGACCGGGCGATGAGGTAGCCGAGCTGGGCGCGTGAGCCGCTGCCGAGGGCGGAGGCGAGCTTGGCGATGTGGGCGCGGCAGGTGCGGACGTTCATCCCGAGGCGGCGGGCTATCGCCTCGTCCACATGGCCCTCGACGAGCAGTTTGGCGATGGAGCGCTGGACACCGCTGACGCCGTCCAGTTCGGGGGCGTAGGAGACGACCTGGTCGTCCCAGGGGACGCCGTGGAGCCAGAACTGCTCGAAGACCCCCACGAGATACTGCACCAGACCCTCATGGCGCAGCTCCAGGGCGACCCTGCGGTCGCTGCGCGCCGGGATGAAGGCCACCTTGCGGTCGACCACGATGAGCCGGTCGATGATCTCCTCGAGGGTGCGGACCTCCGAGCCGAAGGGGGCCACCCGTTCCACGTAGGCCATGGTGGCCGGGTGGTGGCGTGCGGTGTGCTGGTAGAGCGTGCGCATCGAGACGCCCCGGTCAACCAGCATCGAGACGCGCCGCAGCCCCTCCTGGAGGGTCGCGGGCCGGCGGCCGCTGCCGGGCTGCACCGTCAGCAACTCCTCCTGGCATTCGGCGATGACCCGGTCCAGCGTCACGTTGATCAGGTTCAGCCCCTCGAGGACGGTGATGGCGTCGGTCGTGGACGGATCGTGTGAGTTCAGCGCCATGAATGGCTCAAACGACTCCGCCAGTGAGATGGTGAGCCGTCTCCGCTCCTGGATCTCCCGCTCCAGGGGGTGCATCAACTGGTGCAGGGCGATGGACGGTGGTACCGGGCGGAGCCACTCGGTGTCGTCGGGGTCCGGGCGCAACATGCCCATGTCGATGAGGCACGGGGCGTCTGTGACCTCCGACCGCGCTATGCGGCCACTGCGCAGAGCGGACGCATACAGCTTTTTCCCGGCCTCGCACAGCTCGTCGTGACTGTGCTTATCTCCCCCGTTGCCCTGGTTCGTCTGCATTTGCACCCCCCTCAGGGTCCTGAATTACAGGAACATGATGCCTGGCCTCGCTGGTGAAGGCGTTCGGAGTGGGCCATCGTCGTAACCGCGGGGGAGGAGGTAGTGATTAACAGAGGTGGAGATCGGCCATGACCAGGATGGTTCGTGCACTGTGCGCTATAGCCGTTGCGGCTGCTCTCGGCGGTCTCGCGGCGAGCGGTGAGCCGACGTGGGAGTCGGCGCCCATGACGGTGACCGCGACGCTGGCTGCGGCTCCGGGCGAACCCACTTGGGACAGCGCGCCGGCGAACGCGATTGCGGGCGAACCCACTTGGGACAGCGCGTCGGCGAACGCGGCTCCGGGTGAACCCACTTGGGATAGCGCGCCGGCGGACGCGGACGCATGAGCATGCCCCCGGACGATCGCGTCTTCCGGCGGGAGATGGCGACCGCGTACCGGTCCGGGTGGCACTTCATCGATCTCGTCACGGCAATCCCCCACCGTGGCGACTCGCTGATGGTCACTCTGTTCGGGGAGCCGATCGTCGTCGCCCGCGAGGACGACGAGGACGTCCGCGCCTACCGGTGCCTTCGCCGGCCCCGCGGGGCCCCGCGCCCCGTCCGCTGTGCCATCCGGTACGGCATGATCTTCGTCAATCTCGACCAGCGCGACCACCAGCTGGTCGAACCGGAGACCACCACCGCCACCCCCCGCAGCGCCTGAGCGGTTCCCCCGTCGTTCAAGATCGCTCAGGTGCTTCCCCCACACAGCGGCGCCATCGTGGACCTGAAACACGATGGCGCCGCTGTGCTGCGCGCGGGCATCCGGCGCGGGCCCGCGACACCCGGGCCCGCGACACCCGGGCCGGTGATCCCGGACCCGTCACGCCCGCGGAGGTGACTCCCGGGGGACGTGACTCCCGCGGACGTGACCGGTGGTTCCCGTACCGGTGGCTCCGGGACCCGTCATGCCCGGCCCATCGCGCGGTCCAGCGCGATCTCGATGACCACGCGGTCCGGATTCGGCGACGGTGTGCGGCCGTAGCGCTCGGCGTAGCGGGCGACGGCGTCGGCCACGGCCTCAGGGTCCGTCCGGACCGTGGCGCGGCCCTCCAGCGTCGCCCAGCGGCCCTTGTCGACCTGGCAGACCGCGGCCGGAGCCCCCTCGGGGCCGGCGGCCAGCACATGGGCGACCTTGCGGCTGTGCCTGTTGGTGATCACCCGGGCGATGCCCTTCCCGCCGCCCTCCGGGTCGTATGTGGCGCCCACCGCCACGACGTGCGGTGTGCCGTCGGGGCGGGGCGTGGTGAGTGTGCACAGGTGGTACTCGCGCCAGAAGCCGAGGAAGGACTCGTGCGGGTGCCTGGGGTCGATGGCCATGTTCCGGAACCTACCGGGGGCCTTGCACGTCGACGAATCCGGGGAGGACGCAGCCCGGGAGTGCCGTACTTGAGCGGAACGGGCTCAACTTTGTGTACCTTGGAAGAGTCATAGTCATGGGGAGAGCCGAGGCGAGGAGGAGAAGCCGCACGTGGACGCCGAGCTGACCAACAGGAGCCGGGACGCGCTGAGCGCAGCGAGCACCCGGGCCGTGTCCGAAGGGCACGCCGATCTGACCCCCGCGCATCTGCTGCTGGCGCTGCTCGCGGGCCAGGACAACGAGAACATCACCGATCTGCTGGCGGCCGCCGACGCCGACCAGGCCGCCGTGCGGTCCGGTGCGGAGCGGGTCCTCGCCGACCTGCCCAGCGTGACGGGCTCGACCGTGGCTCCGCCGCAGCCCAACCGCGAGCTGCTCGCCGTCATCGCCGACGCCGAGCAGCGGGCCAGGGAGCTGGGCGACGAGTACCTCTCCACCGAGCACCTCCTCATCGGCGTCGCGGCCAAGGGCGGCCGGGCCGGCGAGGTGCTCTCCGGGCAGGGCGCCACCGCGAAGAAGCTGCGGGAGGCGTTCGAGAAGGCGCGCGGAGGGCGCCGGGTGACCACGCCCGACCCCGAGGGCCGGTACAAGGCCCTGGAGAAGTTCGGCACCGACCTCACGGCCGCCGCCAGGGAGGGCCGGCTCGACCCCGTCATCGGCCGCGACCAGGAGATCCGCCGCGTGATCCAGGTGCTCTCCCGGCGAACCAAGAACAACCCCGTGCTGATCGGCGAGCCCGGCGTCGGCAAGACCGCCGTCGTGGAGGGCCTCGCCCAGCGCATCGTGAAGGGCGACGTCCCGGAGTCCCTCCGCGACAAGCGGCTGGTCGCCCTCGACCTCGGCGCCATGGTCGCCGGGGCCAAGTACCGCGGCGAGTTCGAGGAGCGCCTCAAGACCGTCCTCTCCGAGATCAGGGAGAGCGAGGGCCGGGTCGTCACCTTCATCGACGAACTGCACACCGTCGTGGGCGCCGGCGCCGGCGGCGACTCCGCCATGGACGCGGGCAACATGCTGAAGCCGATGCTCGCCCGCGGTGAGCTGCGCATGGTCGGTGCCACCACCCTCGACGAGTACCGCGAGCGCATCGAGAAGGACCCGGCGCTGGAGCGCCGCTTCCAGCAGGTGCTGGTCGCCGAGCCCACCGTCGAGGACACCATCGCCATCCTCCGCGGACTCAAGGGCCGCTACGAGGCCCACCACAAGGTGCAGATCGCGGACAGCGCCCTGGTGGCCGCGGCCACGCTCTCCGACCGCTACATCACCTCCCGCTTCCTGCCCGACAAGGCCATCGACCTCGTCGACGAGTCCGCCTCCCGGCTGCGGATGGAGATCGACTCCTCCCCGGTCGAGATCGACGAGTTGCAGCGCGCCGTCGACCGGCTGCGGATGGAGGAGCTCGCGCTGTCCAAGGAGACCGACGAGGCGAGCATCCAGCGGCTGGAGAAGCTGCGCCGGGACCTCGCGGACAAGGAGGAGGAGCTGCGCGGGCTCACCGCGCGCTGGGAGAAGGAGAAGCAGTCCCTCAACCGGGTGGGCGAGCTGAAGGAGAAGCTCGACGAACTCCGCGGCCAGGCCGAGCGGGCCCAGCGTGACGGCGACTTCGACACCGCGTCCAAGCTGCTGTACGGGGAGATCCCGACGCTGGAGCGCGAGCTGGAGGCCGCCAGCGAGGCCGAGGCCCGGCAGGAGGCCGCCAAGGACACCATGGTCAAGGACGAGGTCGGCCCGGACGACATCGCCGACGTCGTCGCCTCCTGGACCGGCATCCCGGCCGGGCGGCTGCTGGAGGGGGAGACCCGGAAGCTGCTGCGGATGGAGGAGGAGCTCGGCAGGCGGCTGATCGGCCAGAGCGAGGCCGTGACGGCCGTGTCCGACGCCGTGCGCCGCTCGCGCGCCGGCATCGCCGATCCCGACCGGCCCACGGGGTCCTTCCTCTTCCTCGGCCCGACCGGTGTCGGCAAGACCGAACTCGCCAAGGCCCTGGCGGACTTCCTCTTCGACGACGAGCGGGCGATGGTCCGCATCGACATGTCCGAGTACGGCGAGAAGCACAGCGTGGCGCGGCTCGTCGGGGCGCCTC
It encodes the following:
- the grpE gene encoding nucleotide exchange factor GrpE, with the protein product MTEETPGFEEKPDVPSGAVPDDAAQAAAPSAEEGAARAGDAGQTARTAADAGLSAQLDQVRTALNERTMDLQRLQAEYQNYRRRVERDRITVKEIAVAQLLTDLLPVLDDIGRAREHAELVGGFKSVAESLETVAAKMGLQQFGKEGEPFDPTVHEALMHSYAPDVTETTCVAILQPGYRIGERTIRPARVAVAEPQPGAQPKEQAAEPAADEESGGPDEG
- the dnaJ gene encoding molecular chaperone DnaJ; amino-acid sequence: MSTKDFVEKDYYKVLGVPKDATDAEIKKAYRKLARENHPDANKGDAKAEERFKEISEANDVLGDPKRRKEYDEARALFGNGGFRAGPGAGGTFNFDLGDLFGGAPPPGGGGAGAGGFGGGLGDVFGGLFNRGAGTGARTQPRRGQDVESEVTLSFTEAVDGATVPLRMSSQQPCKACSGTGDRNGTPRVCPTCVGTGQVSRGGSGSFSLTDPCVDCKGRGLIAENPCEVCHGSGRAKSSRTMQVRIPAGVSDGQRIRLRGKGAPGERGGPAGDLYVVVHVGEHPVFGRKGDNLTVTVPVSFTEAALGGEVRVPTLGGPPVTLKLPAGTPNGRTMRARGKGAVRKDGTRGDLLVTVEVAVPVELGDEAREALEAYRKATEGHDPRAELFQAAKGA
- a CDS encoding heat shock protein transcriptional repressor HspR — its product is MDGRRRQPGFGGRAYELTEETPVYVISVAAQLSGLHPQTLRQYDRLGLVSPDRTAGRGRRYSARDIELLRQVQSLSQDEGINLAGIKRIIELENQVAALQAKVAELSAAVEGAALAMQQREAQVHASYRRDLVPYQDVQQTGALVVWRPKRDG
- a CDS encoding helix-turn-helix transcriptional regulator is translated as MQTNQGNGGDKHSHDELCEAGKKLYASALRSGRIARSEVTDAPCLIDMGMLRPDPDDTEWLRPVPPSIALHQLMHPLEREIQERRRLTISLAESFEPFMALNSHDPSTTDAITVLEGLNLINVTLDRVIAECQEELLTVQPGSGRRPATLQEGLRRVSMLVDRGVSMRTLYQHTARHHPATMAYVERVAPFGSEVRTLEEIIDRLIVVDRKVAFIPARSDRRVALELRHEGLVQYLVGVFEQFWLHGVPWDDQVVSYAPELDGVSGVQRSIAKLLVEGHVDEAIARRLGMNVRTCRAHIAKLASALGSGSRAQLGYLIARSGILEHDH
- a CDS encoding Rieske (2Fe-2S) protein, with protein sequence MSMPPDDRVFRREMATAYRSGWHFIDLVTAIPHRGDSLMVTLFGEPIVVAREDDEDVRAYRCLRRPRGAPRPVRCAIRYGMIFVNLDQRDHQLVEPETTTATPRSA
- a CDS encoding pyridoxamine 5'-phosphate oxidase family protein, with protein sequence MAIDPRHPHESFLGFWREYHLCTLTTPRPDGTPHVVAVGATYDPEGGGKGIARVITNRHSRKVAHVLAAGPEGAPAAVCQVDKGRWATLEGRATVRTDPEAVADAVARYAERYGRTPSPNPDRVVIEIALDRAMGRA